GTCTTTTCCCAAGATTCAAAGTTGAGTCCTAGTAATAAACAACCATACAGGATTGTTTGGTTAAATTAACTAATatctataaagcacttagcagTGTTTCTATTAACGCAAACACTAACTTGTAAGCACTTAGTAAAGAGTAGGTGTTATTCACTtaagttataataaataaatgaataaaaaaatttgtataactttttaaaatttacaaaaccctaatattcacacacacacacacaaaaaaaaacctaagaggCTGGTGTCACCATCTTGAGAACACCAGAAAACAGGGCTGAGAACACTTCTTTAAGTGAGATTGTCTAGAAGTTGCACCAATAGGGAATGATTGCCCAACCACTGGAATTTCTACTAAGGCTACCCTGCTACGTATCATAGCTGTAGCAGAGATCCTAGCTTTTGATAGGCTGACTGACATAGGTAATATCTGAAGTCcagtatttgttcatttatacacacatacaacaaatatttattgacctctTAGCAGAAACTGTTCAAGGATCTGGGGATACAGCataaacaagcaagcaaaaataACAGACAAAAATGTCTGccgaaaaatatacaaatataaaaaatgtcatgtatataatgtatagaaaatagaaaaattaaatatgaaatgttcagttTTTTTTCACATACCCCTCATCTCGATACCCACCAACTCCCACTCTCCTTCCCAGTTCGCTCCCAAAACAAAGTATCGGGAAGTAGAAAATTCTGTTTCAGTTTAAGCACCACGCCCCCTCAAAGGGCAAGACTTATTCTAAACTCAAAGTCCAGAAAAGTGGGCTGGACTTTGGAAGTGTATGAAGGTGGAAGGAGAGATTGCGGAACCAGTGTTGCTGTAGTTGTAGTTCTCAGTGGGAAGCCAATTCTGCGGACCGGTAGTGGAAAGCTCTTGAGCTGTTTCCGGCCACCTCAGCTGGAAGCGGAGACGCAAGCAACCGGATCTTCGGGAACTGAGCTAGAGTTATAACTGTTGTTGCCGCGGAGGAAGTGAGGACGACACCTACGACTGTCCGGGCCAGTGTTGGGTCCCAGTAGCCTGTGAAGATGGTGTTGCTAACAATGATTGCCCGAGTGGCGGACGGGCTGCCGCTGGCCGCCTCGATGCAGGAGGACGAACAGGTGAGCTACTACTAGACTAGATTCCCGCGACCCCAAGTCCCTGCCAGCGCGCTTTGCTCTCCGCACCGGATTTCTTCCTAGGACGCAGGAAACCTTTGTGACCTCCCAGGCACTCCCGACCTCTCTGAAGTGTTCTTTTATCTTTTGGTGGTGTAAAGACTAGTGTGAGTGGAAATCTTTCCTGAAGGCGGAGTTAGATTTTGTGTTACCTGTTTCTCTTTAGAAAAACGCTTTGAAGAAGGGATAGGTTCGGCTATTGTGATCACCCAGTGTTCTCTGACTCTTCAGGGACTTCGTTAAAATCAGAACTTCTAATTTTCTGCTGCTAATAAGGCTACTGACAAATCCTGGAAAAACTCAGCTCCTAAATTCTTCAACTCTTTTTACTGTAGCACCTGATCCTTGACCTAGCTTACTGACATCTTTTGAAAGTGGGTGAGGTCATTATTGCCACATGTAAGTACTTTTTAAAGTTCAGTATAGTACCTTCTTTCAAGAGTAAGCCCAATTCCCAAGGTTCCAATAAACCTTATCAAAATCCTGTAATGCGTcgtaccttgttttattttttttctttgtctttcaataAATTGAGTTTCCTAGCAGGCAAATGACAGGTCTTAATCATCTTTGTGTTCTCCGTAGCTTTTACAACAGCAGCTTTATACTAGTAGGTGtttaaaaatacactgaattgatttaaaacaacaactcctctacatatttttaaaggaagctGCTTTGTTTCacaatcacaagagaaatttcTGATGTGAGGCAAATTCTGGAGCAAGCTTGGGAGGTCCCTGAAGATGAGAGGCTGAGAATGGAATTTTTATAACTTACTTTAAATGAccgattttattttactttctcataCAGCccaagtagtttttttttaaactttaaggcTTAAATAAGATgagttttagagaaaaattttttgCACATTTCATCTCTTGGacttttcattcatatattcatgctgcaaaaaaaaaaaaaaaatcttattgagCACATcaaatgtgccaggcatggtgttaATGCAGGGAGTTAGAGAACACAGTCTCTACCTTCATGGAGCTCATAGTCTAGAGGAAAAACCAGGTAACTTAAAATTATCATGTAATGTAATTGCCATGGAAGAGGAAGACGGTTCTGTGATTGAATATGGAAAGGATATCTAAGTTGGCTTGGGGAGATGATAAAAGTCTTCCCAGAAGAAATGACATCTAAGCTGACCTCATAATAAGGAACTGTTCTATTTGGTTATATGCCTTTTTAGGTTTGATTtggaaatatgtttattttcacttttaggaGAGCAATGCATATAATAAAGTTGCAGCCcatactaagtgaaatatattGTGTTCATACCACAAAACAAAGTCTAATCAATgaaataaattgtgaaaaatataacATACCCTAATTTTCAATTGTGCAATGTTTTACTCTAAATTCtccagtttgttgagaattttctaGGACCACTCTGCAGAAGGAGTGTAATTGTTCAAATGAGCCTAGGAATATTATTTGAACAAGGGAGATAGTCTGGTGAAATTTCcttgaagtatatgaagaaataatttccCCACAGTTGGTGGCAGGTGGTATCTGGTCAGTTTTCCAACTATTGCATTGAATTCCAAtgtggtcaaaggatacaaagtcgATTTGAAAGTCTACTTAATTTTAGTGGACCCCTACTCTCTGCCTTGatctttattgaaaaattaattgatttattattgtttgtttcttaattctAAACTTGGCATTGATTTGGTATTGGTCTACCAGGAAAGGTTGCTTTGTTTAATTGACGAGGAAAGAAGTTTTACACAAAAATATGTTGTGATTGTAATTCTATAGTGTTCATTTAGGAATTTTGACTTTGAATAATGAAGTTTTTCCTGAACTTTAATGTCtgtgaaaatatgaatttaaacttatttttactaCTATAAAAGTATACAGAACCTTTATAAGAGCACCTGCTACataccaagcactgtgctaagcctgttaagtgcattatttcattcaatccttGTACCAACCAAATTagaatagatactattattatccccatttatagataaggaagctCTGAGGCTTAGAGATGATAGATtgtttgcctaaggtcacacagctaataagtagcaTAATGGAATTTTTCATCAGAATTTCTTCACCTCGATACTGTTGATGTTTTGAGACGAGtaggataattctttgttatgggGGACTGTCCTATGCATTTTAAGATGTCTGGCAACACCCCTGGCCTCTATCTCCTAGATTCCAGAAATACCATCACCCTCCCCACTTCGTCGTGACAAGGAAAAATAGCTGGAGTGTTTTATACACAGTGTTTCCTTTATGCTTAACTAGAAATTTAGGCTTAGAGCAGATAGATGGACTTTTCTCCCAATACCTAGGCTCCATAACTGATATCCTATCTATTTCCTTTCCACCTTCCTTCATGATTTGTTTCTCCTTTTAGGATTTCAGTAATTTCTTTATCTACCTTTctgttttacttcaaaattactgtatcctcttctcttttattttccccagTGCTATGGAGGGCAGTCCAGACTTGAAGATGATGTTAGATCTAACCAAGCAGACAACAGGGAGCTCCAAGAAAGCAGATAATCTGTTGTACAGTTAAATTGCCTTACTCTCCTAATCATCAAGGGTTGATTAATCAACTTACTATAATTGCTTTTAGAGGGAAATGATTGGTTCTTGGTGCTGCTGGACTTTGACCAGCTGAGTTCAacaggaattttaaaatgataagagGTTATCTAAACATtcttaaaaaggcaaaagatgATATTTAATACAACTAGCTGCTTAGTAGTCTTAGGTAACAGCAATGAAAAGTATTTGATTGTGCGGCAGATTACTACCTTGCACCTTTTGTAGTATATAGAGCCAAATCTTAAATATGCTATTCAATAACCTcaaatttatttcacaatttgTCCAGTTACTGTAATCCACTTCATTATTGGATTATTAACAGATATCATTATACCATATGCAAAGTTCATTAATCTGTTGCAGatgaagtagaaaatagaataaggacatctaaatatttttaggtgGACTAGCTGATTGTGGGCCCTTTGTGACTTTGATCTTGAAAGCAAACTAAAGGTCATTCCGTGAAGCAGTGGTTGTGTTGTTTTGTGAGATCTAGATCAGAGCTGCCACGTGGTTTCTTAGCATTTCCTATGAATTAGATTTAGTATAAAATAGTCAAACATTACCTAAAAAAGGTGGATCTGTTATTTAAGCAATTTCAATTATAGAGATGGTATAGCATAATACTTAGGACCAGTAGTTCTTAGAGCCAGATTTCCTGGGTTAAAATCCTAGCCCTTCCCCTTTTAGCCTGGAGTCCTTGGGCAAGTTTGACTTCTCCAATAAAAAATAGGTATAATAATTCTAATCACCTCATAGGgtaattgtgaagattaaataatgagttaaattatataaaatgtctagaacaatgcctggcagaAAGCACTTAATAATTTCATTTGCCCATTTCTGAAGAATCTCTAATTCCATCTTGCCTTTCTTATAGTTCATAGACTAGAATTGCACACAATAAATACTCTGGGTGCAAATATGTAATAAGtaggaataaattaataatttttctcaaaattaaccCATGCTTATTATAGAAAGTTCAGTAAATATGTACAAGCAAAATGACCAAATGTTAGTGGTGATTGTTACTTACAATCTCTTCTCAAATTATATCTATTTTGATGATGACCTTAAATATACTTTTCGGTATATatgtttaaaactaaataaaaagtaatattgtAAGACCATTcctaatttttttccacttagtGTATAATGAATATTTCCTCaactcattaaatattatatgacattttaatgactgtataatattctattatatgaatatacctgAATTGTTATCATTTAACCAAAAAGATTGCACCAGCATTGTGTTCTCAGTAATGGTAATGCTAACTGAACCAACATTGTAAAATGTTTGTTGGTATACTATAATCTCTATGTATATATGTCCCCAATGTTGTATATTGGCAATCTTTGCTATGTTGTTTGCAAATTCCTGAAATTATATCATGCTTTTGGCTATAGTTTCTTGTAGTTGATACAGTTGTTAGTCTCTTTTTCTTAGATTGCAGTGATTTTTACAATGTCTCTTATAAAGTCAAAGGATTTATACCAGTTTTTATGTGATTAACAATTTTTTGCCATCTTTTCTTCAACTAGTCCTTTTAAGGTGCTCACCTGCCTTTAGCAAAGAACTTACACTTGACATCTGTGGTTGTTGTTTAAAACATACCAGTGTCAGAGCCCTACCTCCAAGATTCTGGTTTAGTTGGTTTGGGGGGTGGAGATTGAGCATGAGTAGTTTTTTAAGATCCCCAAGTGATTCTAGTGTGAAACCAAGGTTGAAACTCTTCTTGATATTCTTTCTTGCCACTTAGTagcatttccaacattttttccatccctttttaTTACTCTTTTGGGTTCAGATCTCTTCAGAATGCCACATAATGGCATTGGTGGAACAAACAGATTGGTAAGTACCATTCAAATTTAGAAAAGTATGatattattttccagttttgttgATTGAAAGCATGTGATCTTATTCACTGTCCTTTACTGGCTGGCCATATATTACCAGTACTGTTTAATATGATAAtgctaatatatattatatgttaattattataaagtactatttaatatataaaactgtatatatatacacatacatgcatatatacatatattaatgtagaaatatttctcaaatgaacggcattataataaataagagcaatgctaaacaaaataaatctacAGACTAATACTTTAAGTGGACTCTGCATAACTCCTCTGGTTTACCTCATGCTTATTCACCCTCTTGTTCATATTGAAGTTTCCAGTTCATTTTAAATATAGCTTAGAAATTTATTATCCTATACTTGTACATTTGCTGATCTGCcactttatcattttatcatCACTTCCATGTTTTTTCTATTAGCTAAGTAGTATACTTTCTAGAATTTTAAGATTTCACTTTGTACTTTCTCTAAATTAGACCTCAGACTCATACCGTGGGAGACCTTAGTATAAACAGtttctatttaaacattttagcTATTAACATCTGTCAAAAGGAGACTGTGTTCTtatctttaattcaaaatacataaTTCTGAAGTAGAATAATTCCTTCCCATCACATGGCGACATCTCattctgtttgggctgctatgataaaatgccataaactgggtggcttataaacaatggaaatgcATTTctccagttctggaggctgggaaatccaagatcaaggtgccaacagattgGGTGGCTGGTGAGGGCCTGGATTCGTAGATGGTGCCTTCTAGCTGTTTCCTCACATAGTGGAAAGGGcaagctagctctctggggtctcttttataagggcactaatcccaacCATGAGGCTctacccttatgacctaatcacctcccaaaggtcccacttcctaatactatcaccttggagGTTTATAACATGGATTTTGGTAGAACACcaacaaacattcagatcatagctaACAGAAAGCCCCTTCTGCCCCCTGCATGTGGATGAATAAACAATGTATATTTGCTTTCCATTCTTCATGCACTTCATTTTCCCTTTGGATCTAGTAGATTAATGAGGTATGATTTTCTCCTTTTGAAATGACACTGTTATTTCCTCTAATagattttccctctttttttaattgtaaaatttagaaattattcaagaaaatattttctgtaattataCCATCTGAATGTTactatattcatttttgtttgcaTATATTCCTCTGTATTCAAACTTTTGCTATCCAGACTCAGGAACTAAATAGATTTATGCAGTAAAAGGTATTTGACTTTGCAACTTTTTGTCTCTCATCTTGCTCATTTTTACCTAATTGCAGTCATAGTGTTCATAAAATTTGCAGACATGCATGTATGCATTTAGTTTTGTTTAAATGCTCAATAATGTAACACTTTATGGAAGATTCTGCTTGATATTCTAGCATGAAAATGAGATTCATCGATCTGTTGTTCCCAGAATTTTCCCCGAGTATAGCACATGCTGTATAGTTCTGTGCCAGTAACTGTGGAAATAAATGGTTTAGGAGGAGGGTACTGTCCTAGTAGTGGAAAGAACATTGGATTGAAAGTTAAGCATGCATTAAATGTAGTTGAGGTATGCATTTTTGCTTCTTAGCAAATAGCTAATGTGATCTTAAAGAACTAGGGTTAGGTTTTCCTTTTTGCTCTAAAAGTAGGTCATCtttcttttgctaaaataaaTCTTACTAACCTTATGTAATTGAAGGACCTTATTCACATAGTGTTCTCATAATATCATAGTGCTTCTCACTAATTGATAGCTGTTTTTGTGGAAAATTCTTAAATGAAAGTGTCTTCTTTTAGTCTGGCCGGGACCTTCAACAGTACCAGAGTCAAGCTAAGCAACTCTTTCGGAAGTTGAATGAACAGTCCCCTACCAGATGTACTTTGGAAGCAGGAGCCATGACTTTTCAGTGAGTATAATCCTGATTTCTTTATGatcatttaaatatgaaatacagTAATATAACACCTGATAagaacagtaatatttttttaaaggcaaagattactttaaaaatatagtctCTTCATAGAAGCAACTTCCCTGGCTCTAATTCTACAAACTAAAATCTTGGTTTGTTTATTCAACAAGTTTATAGTAATTTAACCTGTTAACCTGTGTCTAATGAATTTTGTATTCATCATGCAATAATGGATAACTTCTTGCTTAGGAATATCTTAGAACCAGCCACATTTAGATTAGTACCCTTACTCAAATATTTACTAACAATGTAACTTTGAGCAACTCAAAtaacttctccaagcctcagtttccgctataaaataaggaaaataatcacAGAAGTTTTGAGAGGATTATGAGAGAATCCATGTATATTACATAGTATCTTGCCTGGCATATAGGGAATAGTCAagaaatattgttattatttagaaaaaagaaaattataaaagataaccTAAGAGCATCTCAGTGGTTATAGACAACACATACAGTTGAGAAAGGGATCAAGGATCCCTTATTTGTAGATTTTAAATTATCCACAAATAATCGGTATTAAATGTTTGATACATGTTAATTTTGAAgctgataaaacagaaaaaattaaaaagaaaaagagaatacaaaaagatcaaaggaaaataaaaaaggctgttctaatttatatttctaccaatagtgtatgagttctcttttctccacatctttgccaacacttgttattttttatctttttgataacagccattctaactagggtgagataacacctcactgtggttttgatttgcatttccctgatgattagtgatgttgagcattttttcatatatttgttagtctttttttatgtcttcttttgagatgtCTATTCAgctcctttgcccactttttaatacgattatttatttgctgttgagttgtttgagttcttgtatattctggatattagtctccTGTTAGATCAATAAAACTGACCCCtgtctcttaccatatacaaaaatcaacgcAAAATGGATTCAAGACTCAAACATATGAcccaaaactgtaaaactactagaagaaaacctgggagaaacactttaggacattgatctaggcaaaattttatggctaagacttcaaaagcataggcaacaacaacaacaaaaatagacaaatgagactatattaaactaaaaaacttctgcacagcaaagaaaacagtcAACAGGGTGaatagacaacccatagaatggtgAAACTATTTGCAAACTCCTATTTAAAGAACTTCTGAATATAAGTTTTGTTGAAATAAAGAGTACTATGGCTAAAAAGAAGTTTGAAGACCACTTAGTAGCCTAACCTTTTCCCAGAAATATCTCAGACATATAGTAATATAACCCTTTCTAGAGTGCCAGGAAACTCATTATCACAAGAGGAAATCAGTTCTATTGTTGGATAGTTTCCAGTTGATTACAGAGTTCTCCTAGCCTGGAAATGAGGCAGTGTTGTTAGTCCTGAAGCCACTGTTTTCTATACCTAGTAAATATTATGGCATTTACTTTCAACTTTTAAGTATCCACAAAAATTTCTAgtttcactgtttttctttttggccagAAGGagtttaaatatgtataaactaGTTTACTATACAGAATCAAAGGGTGGATGGAGTCACAACTCTAAATGTTTCAAGAAGTCAGGTATTAAGATATGTTAATTGAAGAATTGtgtaatgaattaataaaaattatattctgtcTAAATACTCCTTTTGGAATATACTGCTAATAATGGAAATATGTTTGCTTTCTGAGTCCCAGGATTTGTGGtttgaaatttactttctgaTTTAGCCAGCCAAAGAGTTTAGGCTAGATATTTTCAAAAGCTTGTATGGTACTGAGATTCTGCTTCAACCTGTTGGAGGTACTGTTATTTACAAACAACTTTTTTGTCTTTCCAGCTACATTATTGagcagggggtgtgttatttggTTTTGTGTGAAGCAGCCTTCCCTAAGAAGTTGGCTTTTGCCTACCTAGAAGATTTGCACTCCGAATTTGATGAACAGCATGGGAAGAAGGTGCCCACTGTGTCTAGACCCTATTCCTTTATTGAGTTTGGTAAGTTTTTGCCCCTCACTTCTCTTTGCAAACAATAAGCGATTTGTTACACTGATATAATATTGACACATTTTTTCTCGTGTTTACTTCTTGAAGTTTTGAAATCTGCCTCCTCACCCATTCTACCTCTTTATGTCTTATTGAGTGAATGAGGCTTCCTTCTTAGAAGTAATTTTCTCTAGTCTTTTGATCTTTTCCTCATAGAACCTGTTGCCTTTTGCCCCTTTTTGTTATTGGTTTGGTTCTTCATTGGGGTCTGATTTCATCTTTCCCCCAACCCATAGGCACATACTCATACTAAAGTTGGAGATGAGAATTTAGAAATCAGAAAGAATGgtgctttgtttcttttagtaGAATAACAtcctttaatttgaaaaaaaatagaagatatatgGTATCGATGGTCTTAGGAGATAATATTTACTACATTTAGAAGTAGTAAGTGTGGGTGTCTGTATtgtataagaattatagaaagaCTCATTACCAGTCGGACCTGTTAAAGTATCTGATGGCAATAGATCAAAGGAAATGAACTTAGTACATTAAGTACAGGGAGTGAAAACAAGTAGGATCAGGCTACATCACTgaaatttttggttaaaaaagaaaatagtttcacTATCTCAGAATTTCTGAAGTGTTTCAAGTTTGCTAGATAAGTGTGTCATCTTGCTtttcagaaatagagaaaatttgGCAAAACACTCTAGTGTTTCATAACTACAAGCTTTCCAAATGCTAATTTATATAATGTccagtttttcaaattttatttttaaagacagtaaCAGTCCAgtaaactcaagaaaaaaataaaacaaatgtatcaGGCTCACACAAAAAGTAAATGGTAtactcaaattattaatatattaagggATTATATACAAAGTTATGAATGGGCTGTAGGAGAACCACTAGGTACAGTAACCTGGGATCATTAGCAGTAATTGTTACTATCCTTAGACCTGAAAGTATAAGGGGAAGGAGGAATTTCTggaactgaaaaagagaaaatttatagaGAAGGCCAACTTGAGAGAAGTAACTTTTGGTAGAAAGATACTGCCAACCCAAAGTGACTTTTCAGGAAGGAGCCAGGGGAATAAATACCCTGATATCACTATTTGCTCTCTCTGTTCCCTACTGTTGAGGCTCCTTCATTACCTGAACCTAACTGGAAGCCAAAGGGCACATTGATGTACTTCATACAGGCCAGTTTCCCAGGTCAGAAAACAAAGTGTAGAAGAGTGGAAAGGAGATCTGAAGAGGCAGGTGAAAGGTGTCCAGCACATATAACTTAAGATTTTTGCCAAAAGTTAAAAATGTCTCTACTAATGAGTTATTCTTACAGTTTTGAGAAATACAGATACAGGCTAAAGACAGATAAGACTGCAGTTTTATATTGGTATTTTGGGAAACTCCCTATCACATGTTTGCTTTATCTGAGTTTTATGAATGAGATAAAATTGGGAATGTATGTTAAAGAAAGCACTTTAAAGCAGTGTTTTTCAACTTTAATGATCATTGACTCATTTTGCCATGTTAAGCTATAATGATACTAGAGTATTGCCAATATCTTTTTAGGGAATATGTAAAGTTAAGTGAGGAGGAGAGTTAATGTGTAGAATTAGTACCTAAGGGTCCTCGGAATATAGTTTGAAAATTTCTGCTTTGGGGAAAGGCTTACTATCATGAGtcttaatttctctaagccttCCGATAGCAAATACTTCTAATTCAAAGTGGCCAAAGGCATTTCTCCTGAATAGTCatctagttatatatttatattttacaaatgacgAGATCAAAGCCCAGATTTTGAAACTCACCCGAGAGCTTGGTTAGC
This region of Microcebus murinus isolate Inina chromosome 2, M.murinus_Inina_mat1.0, whole genome shotgun sequence genomic DNA includes:
- the SEC22B gene encoding vesicle-trafficking protein SEC22b, with the translated sequence MVLLTMIARVADGLPLAASMQEDEQSGRDLQQYQSQAKQLFRKLNEQSPTRCTLEAGAMTFHYIIEQGVCYLVLCEAAFPKKLAFAYLEDLHSEFDEQHGKKVPTVSRPYSFIEFDTFIQKTKKLYIDSRARRNLGSINTELQDVQRIMVANIEEVLQRGEALSALDSKANNLSSLSKKYRQDAKYLNMRSTYAKLAAVAVFFIMLIVYVRFWWL